The Mucilaginibacter rubeus genomic interval TAAAGCTGAGATAGAGATCGACCTGGAAAGCCAAACCATCACCATCTCATCAACCGGCGAAAAAGAAAGCTTCGAGATCAACCCGTACAAAAAAGCCTGCCTGATAAACGGCTATGATGATATCGACTACATCCTGAGCCAAAAAGGCAAGATTGAGGAGTTTGAATCTGTAAGGTAAAAGCTGAAAGGTTAAAGGCGAAGGGTCAGAAACCCGACCAGACTAATGAACCATTGAACAAATGAACTAATGAACCAGTCAACAACCAATAAAGTAATTCAGCGAGAAGGTAAAGGTACCGCCAAATTATTCGACGAACGGAGTTTAGCGAATGATTATGCAACCCTTGCCCCCCTGCTCAGGCCTGGCCTGAAAGTGCTGGATGTGGGTTGTGGCACGGGCGCTATCTCCAAAGATATTGCCGCGTTAGTTGGCGAAAGCGGTCATGTTACGGGCATTGACAATACCGAATATTTTATCCAGAGCGGTAAGGAGACTTACGCTTCGGTTCAAAACCTGGAACTGATCTACACTGATCTGTTCAGCTTTGAGCCTGAAGAAAAGTACGACCTCATCGTTTCGGCCCGTGTGTTACAATGGCTGAGCAATCCAGTTGAGGCTTTAAAGAAAATGTATTCGCTGTTAAAACCAGGTGGCACAGTATCCATTTTGGATTATAACCACGAGGCTTTACAATGGCAGCCGCAACCACCGGTAAGCATGCAGCGCTTTTACGCTACTTTTTTAAGGTGGCGGGGCGATGCCGGTATGAACAACCACATTGCCGAAGATCTGCCCGAATATTTGCAGGAAGCAGGTTTTGCCAATATCGAAGTATTTAATGCCGATGAGGTTTATCAAAAAGGCGAATATAACTTTGAAGGCAAAGCAGGCATCTGGGCAAAAGTAGCCCAGTCAAAGCAAATGGTTGAGGAAGGCTATATTGATGATGAATCGCGCTTGCTGGCTATTGATGAGTACACCAACTGGGTAGAAAATGAAGCCGAGCAAATGGTGATGAAACTAAAAGAAGTATGCGGCGTAAAACCCGAATAAATAAAACATCTATAAAACAAAAAACCGCTGCCTCTGGCAGAGATTAGGGTTATGGGAATTAAAAAACATATATTAGTAATACCCGGCGACGGGATAGGCCCGGAGGTTACCACTTGGGGTAAAGCAGTTTTAGAAAAAATCGGTCAGGATTTTGGCCACGAATTTACTTTTGACGAAGCCCTGATGGGCCATGCGGGTATCGAGGCAACCGGCAATCCGCTGCCTGACGAAACTCTGGCTAAAGCTAAAGCAAGCGATGCTATCCTGTTTGGCGCTATCGGTCACATCAAATATGATAATGACCCGTCGGCCAAAGTACGTCCGGAGCAGGGATTATTAAAGATCCGTAAAGAGCTTGGTTTATACGCCAACCTGCGTCCTATTATGTTGTTTGATGAGCTTTTGGATGCGTCAAGCCTTAAGCCCGAAATATTGAAAGGTACGGATATCCTTTTCTTCCGCGAGTTAACCGGCGACGTTTACTTCGGCGAGAAAAAACGCAGCGAAGATCGTAACACCGCTTCTGACCTGATGATCTATTCACGTTACGAAGTTGAGCGTATAGCAATCAAAGCTTACGAGGCTGCCCGCGTACGTGGTAAAAGGTTATGCTCTGTTGATAAAGCAAACGTATTGGAGGCTTCACGCTTATGGCGCGAGGTGGTACAGGAAATTGCCAAACAATATCCGGATGTTGAAACCGAGCACATGTTTATTGATAACGCGGCCATGCAGTTGGTTAAAAACCCTAAAAAGTTTGATGTGGTATTAACCGCTAACCTTTTTGGTGATATCCTAACCGACGAAGCGTCGCAAATTGCAGGCTCAATGGGTATGCTGGCTTCAGCTTCGGTAGGTGATGGCACAGGATTTTTTGAGCCTATCCACGGTTCGGCACATGATATCGCCGGTCAGGATAAAGCAAATCCGCTGGCCTCTATCTTATCAGTAGCACTGATGCTTGAAATAAGCTTCGGCCTTAAAGAGGAAGCTAAAAAGATAACCGACGCCATTGATGAAACGCTGAAAGACGGTTACCGTACCGGCGATATAGCAGATGCCAATACCGACAAAGCTAAAATCTTAGGCACTACGGCAATGGGCCAAAAAGTGCTTGAATATTTATAGTAGACAGCCATTGTCATGATGACTAAGTTCAGCATCTTCATGATGATCTTGTTCCTCTTTTGTGGCTACGGAGCCAATAACGGAGGAGGGACATTTGCCTTTATCGAGGTGCTGATGGCCATGAGCATGGATGATAATGAAAAGCTCGAAAACCTGGTATTGCTGTTCGCAATAGCAGCCCAGGTAGCCGGAGTTTATGCCATCATCCGCTCAAACAGCAAGCTGATGCTATGGGTAATTATAGCCCTGAGCCTGGCGGTAATAGTTGTAACCGCTGCTTCGGCAGATGCCATTGGTAAAGTGATATGGGTTAACAGCTTGTTTGTGGTGAGTGCAGTAGTTTATATCGCATTGCACTTTAGAAACAAAAAAATATCAATTACCTCTAACGAGGTAACCGGATAAAATAAAAGCGCGGGCAAGTGCGATTCCTTCCCTGGGGAAGGAGGAGGAAGGGGTTAGATAAGCGTGCGGAAAGTATGCATGTTGCAGAAACCCCTCCCTGCCACTACACAATCTGCCGCACCCCTCCCAAGGGAGGGAATTACAAAAATAATCGGTGTAATCAAAAGCATCGGTGTAATCTAAGAAATATGAAATGGAACGCTGATTTGTACGACCAAAAGCATGCCTTCGTATTCAAATACGGGGAAGATGTGCTGGAGTTTCTGGATGTGAAACCGGGTGAGCACATCCTTGATCTGGGTTGCGGTACAGGCCATTTAACCAAACAAATACAAGATAAAGGTGCGGTAGTAAAAGGTACCGATTACTCGCCCGAAATGATAGCCCAGGCTAAACAACTTTACCCGGATGTTGATTTCGCAGTTGAAAACGCTGCCGATTTCTTTACCGACGAAAAATACGACGCTGTTTTTTCAAACGCTGCCCTGCATTGGGTGCTTGATGCTAACGGCGCAATTCGTAGTGTGTTTAACAGCCTCAAAAAAGGCGGGCGTTTTGTTGCCGAAATGGGTGGCAAAGGCAATGTTGAACGCCTGATAGAAGCTACTAAACAGGTGCTTCATAATCATGGTTACCATGAAAAAGCCGATGTAAAAGTTTGGTATTTTCCATCGGTAGGCGAATATACCACCAAACTGGAAGAGCATGGTTTCAGGGTAACGTATGTTATCCACTATGACCGCAAAACCGCGCTTCAGGATGGTGAACAGGGTGTAGCCAAATGGATCACCATGTTTGGCGCTCAATTTTTAGATGGTATCCCGGATGACGAAAAACAACAGATCCTGGCCGAGATCACCAAAAAGCTTGAACCTTTTTATAATGAGAACGGCGAATGGTATGCCGACTACAAAAGGTTACGGTTTATTGCAGTAAAAGAATAGATAGGAGACGTGAGATTTGAGATATGAGATTTTTTTCTCTAACTTGAATTTTGCTTTTTGATAAAAAAACAAAGAAATAAACACCGATGAAGGATAAGGGCATTAATTTCCTATCCAACATCTCAAATCAAAATAAAAAGATATGTTACACGATCCCAACCGCGTTTATGTTTTTGATACCACGCTTCGCGATGGCGAGCAGGTACCGGGTTGCCAGTTAACAACCCCCGAAAAGATTGAGATAGCTAAGGAACTGGAACTACTGGGCGTGGATATTATTGAAGCAGGTTTCCCGGTTTCAAGTCCGGGCGACTTCCAAAGCGTTGTTGAAATTTCAAAAGCTGTTAAAGAGCCTACTGTTTGCGCGCTTACCCGCGCTAACAAAGGTGATATTGACGCAGCTGTAGCATCTCTGCAATATGCCAAACGTCCACGGATCCATACGGGTATCGGTTCGTCTGATATGCACATCAAGCATAAATTTAACAGTACCCGCGAAGAGATTTTAGAGCGCGCTGTTGAAGCGGTTAAATATGCTAAGAAATCTGTTGAGGATATTGAGTTTTACGCCGAAGATGCTGGCAGGGCCGATGTGGTTTACCTGGCCCAGATGGTTGAGGCTGTTATTGCCGCCGGTGCAACTGTGGTAAACATTCCGGATACCAACGGTTACTGCTTACCAGATCAGTACGGTGCCAAGATCAAGTTCCTGAAAGAGAACGTTAAAAATATTGATAAAGCTATTATCTCGGTACATTGTCATAATGACCTTGGTTTGGCTACCGCCAACTCTATAGCCGGCTTACAAAACGGTGCCCGCCAAATTGAAGGTACTATTAACGGTATTGGCGAGCGTGCAGGTAACACTTCTATCGAAGAAGTGGTGATGATCCTGAAAACACACCAAACTTTAGGCTTGCATACTAACATCGACTCTAAAAAGTTTTATGAACTGAGCCAGATGATCCGCACACAAATGCGTATGCCGGTACAGCCTAATAAAGCTATTGTAGGTGCCAATGCCTTTGCCCACAGCTCAGGTATTCACCAGGACGGCTTCCTGAAAATGCGTGAAAACTACGAGATCATTCGCCCTGAAGATGTAGGCTTTCCGAGCGCCACAATAGTGCTAACCGCGCGCAGCGGCAGGCATGCTCTGAAATTCCATCTGGAGCGTTTAGGATATACGCTGGATAAGGAAGAACTTGCTTTTGTTTACAATAACTTTTTAACGCTTGCTGATAGTAAGCTTGACATAAATGACCAGGATTTGCAAGGCCTTATGGCGCACCGACTGGTAAAAAATTAACAATGGAAACTGATACAAAAAGCCGGCTTAATTTTGAAGCGGCATACCAGCGGATAAAGGACGTTGTGAAACGTACCCCGCTGCAATATAACGCCGGTCTTTCGGCAAAATATGAGTGTGATGTTTATTTAAAACGCGAAGACCTGCAGGTTGTGCGTTCATACAAGTTGCGCGGCGCGTACAACATGATCAGTCAGTTAAATGACGATGAGTTGAGCCGCGGTGTAGTTTGCGCCAGTGCGGGTAACCATGCCCAGGGCGTAGCTTTTTCATGCAACAAAAAAAATATTAAGGGTGTAATTTTTATGCCCGAAATAACGCCTAAGCAAAAGGTTAAACAAACCGCCATGTTTGGCAACGGTAATATAGAGATTGTGCTTACCGGCGATACCTTTGATGATTGCCTGGCCGAAGCCCTTGCCTATACCGAAAAACACCAGATGACTTTCATCCCTCCTTTCGATGACTACCGCGTTATTGAAGGCCAGGGAACCGTAGGTGTTGAAATACTGCAGGACCTGCCGGACATTGAAGTTGCAATCATGCCTATTGGCGGTGGCGGTTTTGCTTCTGGCACAGGTACCTATCTTAAAAATAACGTTCCGAACATTCACCTGATAGGCGTTGAGCCGGAAGGTGCCCCATCAATGCTGGGTGCCATAAACCATGGTAAACCTATTACATTAGATGAAATAGACCGTTTTGTTGATGGCGCCGCTGTTAAACGTGTTGGCGCGTTAACCTATGATATCTGTAAAGATATCCTGAACGATATGCTGCTGGTACCCGAAGGTAAAATATGCACCACCATACTCAAACTTTATAATGAGGATGCTATTGTAGTTGAACCGGCCGGTGCATTATCTGTAGCCGCGCTTGATGCCTGCAAAGAGCAAATCAAAGGCAAAAAGGTAGTTTGCATTATCAGCGGTGGTAATAACGATATTGCCCGCATGCAGGAGATCAAAGAAAAATCGCTGCTGTACGAAGGTTTAAAACATTACTTCATCGTAAGGTTCCCGCAACGTCCGGGGGCTTTGAAGTTATTTGTAAATAGTGTATTAGGCCCTGGTGATGACATTACCCGTTTTGAGTTCATTAAAAAGAATGAAAAAGAAAACGGCCCGGCACTGGTAGGCATCGAGCTAAAAAATGCTGAGGACTACCCTGCCCTGTTGCAACGGATGCACGCGCACCGTTTCAATGTTATTGAATTGAATAAAGACCAGACTTTGTTTGAGTATTTGGTGTGAGTCTCCCGCTCGTCATTGCGAGGCACGAAGCAATCCCAAACTATACAGAGTGGCTCTGCCAATCGGGGATTGCTTCGTGCCTCACAATGACGTGGTGGAGATGAAAGAGGCCTAAAACTTGAAAGTTTTAGGCCTCTTTTTTATTCTGTAAATTCTAAAATTCTGTAAATTCTGATTCAGAAATTACTCCTGCACCACATCAATCCAGTTACCATCCCCTTTAATGATATTGATCAACTCATCAAGCGCATTGGCCGAACTAATATTTTTCTTCACGGCTTCCTTACCACGGTAAAGGGTGATTTTATCGGTACCTGAGCCAACATAACCATAGTCGGCATCGGCCATTTCGCCGGGGCCATTTACGATACAGCCCATGATACCAATCTTCAATCCTTTAAGGTGACTTGTGCGACTGCGAATCATCTGGGTAGTAACCATCAGATCGAACAATGTACGGCCGCAGCTTGGGCAGGAAATATACTCTGTTTTGGAGATACGTGAGCGGGTAGCCTGCAAAATACCAAAAGCGGTAGAGGTAATTACATTAGTAGGTAGTTCAGGAGCATCTATCCAGATACCATCGCCAAAACCATCAACCAATAAAGCGCCAAGATCGGTTGAAGCGTAGAGTTGTAATTTAGATGTGAGATCTGAGATTTGAGATTTGAGATCAACTTCACTTTCGGACTTTCCGACTTCCGGACTTCCGGACTCGAATAAATAGCTTCTCTTCACAATCACCGGCACATCCAAACCAAGCTCTTCCATTTTAAAGAAGAAAGCGCGTTGCTCAGCCATACCGTGCAGGGCCTCGGTTTCGAGCACCAGCACCAGCGAATTATCCAACTGGATAGATCCGAAAGCATCTGAGTCAATATCAGCTGGCTGCAACCTTACTAAGTTTAGTTTTGAAGACCGGTCGACATCGCCAATATATTCCTGTAGGGTAAATACAGGGTGGCAATTGGTTTTATCGGCCAGTTTAAGCCAGGTATTGTAATTATAAAGCTGCTTTAAGTTGCCTGGTAAAGTAAACGAAGGCAATTCATCGGCCAGGTAAACAAAATCAACTGATTGTTCGGCCATGTTATATTTATCCAGCAGCGGCGAGTACAGGTAGCCTGCTTCGTTCAACACAGCCGGATCTTTCAGGTTCTTTTTCGATAAGTCAACCACTACCCTCGGCACCAAATGTCCGCCTATAAAAGCGTTGGCCTCGTAGGTTTCGCGTTTTTTGTATTCGTATGGATTATGTTGAGCTGGTGAAATGTCAAATGTTAAAGGCGAAATATTTTTATCTTCACCTAAAGCTTCGGCCTTTTGCCTTTCGCCTTTCGCCTTTTCCCTCAAAGAATAGCGACGAACCAACTCAATAGCAACCGGGGCTTCGGCTTCAGGCTCTTCGGTTAGGGATACACGCACGGTATCGCCGAGACCATCTTCCAATAACGTTCCTATACCTACGGCAGATTTAATGCGGCCGTCTTCACCATCGCCGGCTTCAGTCACACCAAGGTGCAGCGGATAGTTCATGCCTTCTGCAACCATAGTTTCAACCAGTAAACGGTAGGCCTGTACCATCACCTGCGGGTTGCTCGATTTCATTGAGATCACGAGGTTATAGTAATTGAGTTGCTCACACATCCGCATAAATTCCATGGCCGATTCAACCATACCTTGTGGGGTATCGCCGTAACGGCTCATGATCCTGTCGCTCAGCGAACCATGATTGGTACCGATACGCATGGCAGTGCCATATTCTTTACACACTTTTACTAACGGCGCAAACTTTTGGAGAATGCGTTCCAGTTCGCCCTGATATTCCAGGTCGGTATAATCTATCTGGTCAAATTTCTTTTTATCGGCATAGTTACCGGGATTAACACGCACCTTTTCAACTATGCGGGCAGCTACCTCGGCAGCATTTGGGGTAAAGTGAATATCAGCAACCAATGGCACTGTATAGCCACGGGCGCGAAGTTGCTTTTTAATTTCGGCCAGGTTTTGGGCCTCTTTAATGCTGGGCGCTGTGATCCGCACATACTCGCAACCGGCATCAACCATACGAATGGTTTGCTCAACCGTACCAATGGTATCCATGGTATCGGTAGTGGTCATGCTTTGTATGCGGATTGGATTATTCCCGCCCATAGGTATATCGCCGATATTAACCTCGCGGGTAATAAAACGCGAATATTCGGTTAATGAGTTACAATAACGACCGGGCAGCACTTTAACAGCATCAGTATTCATCAGTGATGGAAATTAATATAATGCAAATTTAGTGAATATGTTGGGATTAGGCTACCTGCATGTAAACGATAAATTCATAGTAAAGTCAATCACTTTAAATTGAATTTATATATTTTAGCTAAATAAAACCTTTATCTCTTCACAATGAGAAACTATATTTTGCTTATTACGCTTTGTTTCATCTTTTCGTGCAAGAGTAATACTAAAAAAGACAATGCTTCGATAGATGCAGATGCCGGAAACTCTAATTTACTCATTAAAAAATTCAAGCCACTACTGCAAGGCACCTGGGTAAACAAGACCTATATTGATAAGGTGGCAAAAACAAGATCGCCATTGGCGGCAGTGAAAGAAGCTGACGGCATATCATCTTTTAGCATCAATACCGCAGACATGAAAGGCGATAGTATTATTGTACCCGTTGGCTGGGATAATCATGACGGAAGTGACGTTACGTTATCATTTAAGAAAGGGAAGCGGCCTTCGTCGTTAATATTTGGAGCAGGCGAACTTTGTGCTACTGTTGATCACGGTGATACTATCATAACTGTTTATTATCCTAATAATAAGGGTCAGATTAAAACCACTCCATTTATCAGGGCAAACTCCAAAGAGATAATGCAAATTGCAGATGGGATGTACCGCCTGATTAATAAGGTGCTTATTGCCGGAACCTATAATTTACAAGATTCCACAGCAAATTCCGTGGTAATGTTTAGTATTGATGGCAAAGTGCAAGGATTTCGTGGCTTTAAAAACTACACCATAAACATCGACCTTAACTCGGACGCAATGGATAATCTTGACGAGATCGGATTTAGGAATGATATAAAACATCATGCCAGCTACTCATTTAAGTTTGATGGCGATACACTGAAGCTTTATGATACCAAACCCAACGCAGATTCGTCTTTATTGATTCTGGATAAATTAAAGTACAAATTGGTAAAGCAAAAGTAAGCTCAAACCCATCATATCAACCTATCTTTAATCACCAAAGTCCCGGCAATCATATCATGTAAACACTGTTGCTGCTTATTAAAAAACGCTATCAAGTAACCGATAAAAAGGGTTAATACTGAAAATAACTTGGCGAGGTTACGACCGATCGCCTTTCCAACGCTGATCCGGTTGCCATCCATATCCACTACTTTTATATTAAGCATTTGCTTACCGTAAGTAGCTTGCTTAACCGAGCTTTCCATTACCACATGATAAATAAATTTGCCAATGGGTGTAAAAGCAATAATACCGATAGAGGTATAGATGCGGGCCTGCTTATCAGTAACGAACAGGAACACCGCCGCAGCCGCAAGCATTACAAATACCCCAAACACTATAAACCAGTCAAGCGCTGATGCCAGCCAGCGCTGATCAAAGCTGCCGTAATATTGCATGAGCAGCTTTGGCCGGGCAAAGCCGAACAGTTCCCGTAACTCGGTAATTTCCTGGGCTTCCTTGTAATCCACCATGTCATCGGTCTTAACAAAATCGCCGGGTTTGATGCCGCGCGTTTTGAGCTCGGGGATGGTAAATGGCCCTTCGGGTTTACCGTTAATGACTAATATGTAGGATTGGGACATGAGGCGATCTATTACATAACCATATCATTGCGAGGAGGAACGACGAAGCAATCGCATACTATACAGGGCCGGCTTGCCTCTGTGCGATTGCCACGCTTCGCTTGCAGTGACATATTCTATTTGTGTTTTTATCCCTCTAAGATAGATATTCCTTCCACCAATCAGAATTATAAGCGCCTTTTACCTCGGTCGGTTCGCCAGGTTTGGGGGCAAATAAATTGATATGTTTTTGTTTTGCCATAGGTACCAACCATTCAATAGGCTCGTACCAGGCATGCGGGGCCAGGTTAAATGTACCATAGTGGATGGGCATCATCAGTTTACCTTTCAGATCAAGATGCGCGTTAGACGCATTATCCGGCCCCATGTGAATATCGGGCCAGAATTTTCCATATGCGCCTATTTCAAGCATGGTTAAATCAAACGGACCAAAAGCCTCTCCTATTGCTTTAAACTCGGGCGAATATCCCGAATCGGCACCAAAATAAATATTATGTTCAGGGCCTTTAATCACAAATGACGACCAAAGCGTTTCGTTTCTCCCGGTAATCCCCCTGCCAGAAAAATGCCGGGATGGCGTTGAAGTAAGAACAATTTCATTGCCGATCATCGCGCTATCACCCCAATCCATTTCAGTGATAAAATTGGCAGCCATACCCCAGCGGGTTAAATACTGGGCCACACCCACCGAGCAGAAAAAAGGAATATTTTTATCGGCAAAAAACTTGATCGTAGCTTTATCCAAATGGTCATAATGGTCATGCGACTGGATCACGGCATCCAGCGGTGGCAGGTCTTCAAGAGCTATAGGCGGTTTAAAAAACCGCTTAGGCCCAAATGATTGCGAAAACGAAACCCTGTCGCTCCAAACGGGATCGGTAAGGATGCGTTTTCCATCTATCTCAATCAGGATGCTGGAGTGCCCAATCCAGGTGATACGCAAACCAGATGCGGGCGGCGTATTGTAAACCGATGGATCTGTTTTAAACGGACCTAAAGTTTTTTTAGGCGTATTCTCGGCTTTGTTATTCACATATTCCCTCAAAATGGGAATCATTTTGCCAAAGCCAGCCTCGTCGGTAGGTATAGTATTTTGATATTTTTGTCCTTTTTTTCGCGATGCGGGTAAACTCATAACAGCAATTATAGTACTTAAAACAGGTATGATATAAGTAACGCAAAAAAGTTACGATTGGTTGAATGTCCGGTACCTTTATTTACTTAAAAATGATATTGCTGTATCGCAAAACTCAATTAACGGAGCAGGCAAAACATCCCCATCAAAAGGGTGCAAACCGCCAAAAGTATGATCGGCCTCTTTTTGTACGATGTATTGGCCAGCAGGATTAGCTTCGTGCAACTGCTGCGAATGGCTAACCGGTACCGTAGGATCGGCATCACCATGAATGATGAGCCATGGCTGGGTGATTTTAGCGGCCTGCTTTAAAATATCTAACCTAATCGGGTTATTATCCAGATCATCCAACAAGGTTGATTTGACAGGCATTTGCTGACCGGTGCGTTTATTTTCAAAGTAAAAAACCCCCTGCAGTCGCCACTGGGGCTCTATCTGTTTAGGCCAAAGGTTACGGAAACCGGATATGGAAGCCATGCTCACCAATTTTTTGATCCGCGCATCTTCGGCTGTTTTGATGATACTTATACCGCCACCCATGCTATGGCCAATGAGGTATACGCCATCGGCAACGGGTATGCTCGCGCCGCTGCAGGCAAAATCAATGATGGTATCCAGGTCTTCCAGTTCGATAGAGATGGTATTATCTGCAAAAGCAGTCAGATCTGCAAAATCTTGAGGATGTGCAGGCGTTGTGCCATTATGCGAAAAATTGAATTTCAGGAAACGGAAGCCATTTTTGACAAAGTACCGGGCCAGCAGATCATGCGTACCCCAATCTTTAAAGCCCTTAAAACCATGAGCGAAAATTACCAGTGGCGCATTTTTAAAAGCATCATCATAGGTAACATCAATAAGCATTGGTCGGCCTTTAGCGCCGGGAAGGGTAAAATTATCTTTCCTGATCATGGCGGCTAAGTTAGTATTAACCGGGATATTATTTCGGGAGCAGTCTGAAGTAATTAGGCTAAAGCCCTTCTTTGCTAACCCGATCCGTTGGCTAAAGCCACCGGCAATGAAAAACACAAGCTATTCAAAAGAAAGCGTCATTGCGAGGTACGAAGCAATCCCAAACTATACAGAGCGGATTTGCTTATCTGGGATTGCTTCGTACCTCGCAATGACGCTTTTTGTAATATTGTTTCCCTACACCCTTTTCCCGTTAAAAGTGATATTATACAAATCCGTGCGCCTGTCTTTGATATTTTGCACACTGCCGTATTCATGCAGCTCGTCCAATAACGACAGGTCAACATCAGCAATCACAATCATCTCGGTATTAGGTGTGGCTTCAGATTGAATACCATTGGTTGGGAAACCAAAATCAGATGGTGTAAATACCGCCGATTGCGCGTAGCTCACTCCCATATTATTTACGTTAGGCAGGTTGCCAACACAGCCGGCTATAGCCACATAACATTCATTTTCAACGGCACGGGCCTGCGCGCAAAACTTAACCCTGTTGTATCCGTTTTGGGTATCGGTAAGGAAGGGTACAAACAAGATTTGCATATCCTGCCCGGCCATAATGCGCGACAGTTCCGGAAACTCCACGTCATAACAGATCAGAATGCCTATTTTACCGGCATCGGTTTCAAACACCCTCACTTCATCACCACCACGGATGCCCCATGAGCTAATTTCAGATGGTGTTGGGTGGATCTTGTAAACCTCCTCCATGCTACCGTTGCGGCGCAGCAGGTAGGATACGTTATACAACGATTCTTCATCAATTTTAGGCATGCTGCCCGCTATGATATTTACGTTATAGGATACGGCCAGTTTGCCAAATTCCTCAACAATCTGCTGGGTATATTTTGCCAGCTCGCGCATGGCCTTGGCCGTATCCATGTGGTTATAATCGGCCATGAGCGGCGTGTTAAATAACTCAGGGAACAGAATAAAATCGGCCTGGTAGTCGCTCACCGCGTCAACAAAGTATTCGGCATGTTTAAGCAACTCGCTGATATTATTATAAGAGCGCATTTGCCACTGCACCAGCCCAATACGCACTACCGTTTTATGATTAATAGCATCACTTACTTCTTCATAGTAAACATTGTTCCACTCTATAAGCGTAGCAAAACCCTTTGAACGGCTATCCTCCGGCAGGTAGTTTTTCAGTACTTTACGTACGTGAAAATCATTAGATAGCTGGAACGATAGTGTAGGATCATAAATCTCCTTGTATTTCACCTTGTCGATATACTGTCGTGGCGTAAGCTCGTTCTGATATTTCTGATAATTGGGGATGCGTCCCCCAGCTATAATACTTTTTAGGTTTAGCTTTTCGCATAGTGCCTTCCGTGCTTCATAAAGGCGGCGCGCCAAACGAAGACCACGATAATTGGGGTGTATAAAAATATCGATACCATAAAGCACATCACCTTTTTCGTTATGGGTTTTAAAGGTGCTATCTCCTGTAATTTGCTTATAGGTGTGGTTATCCCCAAATTTTTGATAATCAACAATAATAGATAACGCACAGCCGACTACCACATCGTTCACGGTTACACAGATCTGTCCTTCAGGGAAAAGTTTGATGAGCTTTTTGATGGAATTGGCATCCCAATAGTCCTCATCCATATCCATATAAGCCGACTTCATCGACTTTTTAAGTTCCTGATAATCCTGTACTTCCAGGTTACGTAGTTCTACACTTTGCAGATCCATAGTTTTTTGTTACGATCAGTATTTTTATGTTATGCTGAACTGTCTCGAACGAGGTGTTTCAAACGCCCAACAAGACAAAGTTTGTTTATTGCAGTGCAGGGCAAACCAACAAGCTACCCCATCACTGTACTCCCAACATCCAAAAGCTCAATTGGTTTAAAGTAATTTTTCGCGATCGCTGGTATGCCACCAAACCCAATAGATC includes:
- a CDS encoding carbon-nitrogen hydrolase family protein encodes the protein MDLQSVELRNLEVQDYQELKKSMKSAYMDMDEDYWDANSIKKLIKLFPEGQICVTVNDVVVGCALSIIVDYQKFGDNHTYKQITGDSTFKTHNEKGDVLYGIDIFIHPNYRGLRLARRLYEARKALCEKLNLKSIIAGGRIPNYQKYQNELTPRQYIDKVKYKEIYDPTLSFQLSNDFHVRKVLKNYLPEDSRSKGFATLIEWNNVYYEEVSDAINHKTVVRIGLVQWQMRSYNNISELLKHAEYFVDAVSDYQADFILFPELFNTPLMADYNHMDTAKAMRELAKYTQQIVEEFGKLAVSYNVNIIAGSMPKIDEESLYNVSYLLRRNGSMEEVYKIHPTPSEISSWGIRGGDEVRVFETDAGKIGILICYDVEFPELSRIMAGQDMQILFVPFLTDTQNGYNRVKFCAQARAVENECYVAIAGCVGNLPNVNNMGVSYAQSAVFTPSDFGFPTNGIQSEATPNTEMIVIADVDLSLLDELHEYGSVQNIKDRRTDLYNITFNGKRV